Within Rhododendron vialii isolate Sample 1 chromosome 12a, ASM3025357v1, the genomic segment TTGATTGATAAGCTTCAAAAAAGCTCAAACTCCATTTATTAAACAAATGAGTTGTGCTTAAACGAATTTTTACCGAGTCTAGCCTAAAAAGATCATAAACAATTTGGTTAGCTAAATAAGTTTTGATGATATTTGTTAGAAAATCTTTTTCGGGATTTTGACATCATCGATCATGTTCATCTGCATTTGGATATCATGTGTTTTTGTTCATCGCCCCATTACCACCATATATATGAAAACGTAGTACTAGATCGAATAGCAATGAACATAAtaaatattcaaagaaaattttacAACTCAGTGGGGTCACTCACGTAACCATATAGTAGCCCATGCATTTAGCCATTTTTTTGGATCAATCTTTTTATTTGCGAAATACAATTCATCCGAAAAACGAAACAATTAACAGAAAACAGATATTAAGAAGTTTTGAAGACTATTTGTAACGCCCCAGATTTTGGGaatgttaaatagacaattttattgaaaatctaaatagagtttgactcattattacatcataacttcCATAAGaatactttcattacaaaagggaggggaaattagggttcctaactacagctctgcctgctcctccatcctagccagctcttcagctctaAAGGCCTctaaggtgtacagctcaccttgatcatctacaaagtctgacacattataccagcgtcgccaccagtataatatgtcagagtcaccaaaagtaacaccatgaactacgagagctcaatagaaaaattcatacccactaacccttaacttacaagcagtaggtcacaaaattaacgatttccatataatacatgcatatttaactgaaacagttaacaatgaaaCATCCAAATTCAttattcaactatcgttggtgtccatgatttctgagtttcttctacgcgtcatttcgtagaccgtgtcactggtttcacatttcatttaccaaatcaacattttcaaaattgttttaatacacccaacctcggtttcgccgttccggtctcccgagtatccttacagtGGTTCCGCCACAcggggttcccattggcacacaaaactttacATTGGCTcatctccgcggataaccaagccatattaccaatgaggctatcacgtccggccccattggcaatcttcacaatgggctaccaagttcggctacattgcggttttcacaatccacacaatgggctaccaagtccagccacattgcgagttttcatttacacaacgggctaccaagtcggCCACGTTGCAGTTTTCGcaaatccacacaatgggctaccacatccgACCACATTGCGGGTTTCCTAcgcacgatgggctaccacgtccggctaTATCGCGGTTTTAAAACACATCTtttcattatccacaccctaggtgtcatgtttctatcttTCTCAATTTTCGTGTCACGTTCCATGCATAGACTCCTCGGTAGGACTTTTCAAAATAGTACACATAAATAATTCAttaaaatcttgaaactaaactagcaagattatACAACTCTATATCatctaatcatgctcaaatcaccacttaaagcataacgccacatgtacggacgcctttggagtgaaaatcacttatgctttacaacaagacaagtaatttaaataattcattatacatgctcataaccatcctaaaaatcaaaatacgaattacttctatcaatgatgaagtcttatctttcgaaaaaccattttttcctcctttgtgggaagtttaaaacaacatatgtttattagagtaaaagtcaaTCATTCCAACATGCTCGTATTTCCATAAGTTGTTAACTATCATGGATTTCAAACCTTataggtgatagataaccttatctactaaAAGATAGGGTATAAGAAGtttctacattatactttccaacatacggttctatgttatacgttgagtttagtggacgcagggactctacctttcttcttggcgatAGTGACGACTACGGGAAGTAAGTTGATGATCGGGCGGAGTTatttcctacggtaagcttccggtagcttcgaaagagaaaggtttctctcgaaactagttcttgactaaacctactaactttatggatcgaaagggtggtttaggatgagtttcttgaagaactcaggaagaactcaagaataaCTCAAGAActagaagaacaaagtaagaataCAAggattttttagagagagaagttgaaaggttgaaggtgtgagttgaatggcaagtgatggatcctatttatagcaaatttggctctccctctcctccatttggccggccctctctgtttcttctttctcccatggatttgttccatggTCTTGTCCAATCAAGCATTTCATGCATGCCAAGACTTGTCAATCCAATCTAGGTGTAAGAATAGGTAATTATGGAGATTTTCTAAGACTTAAAGGcaatcctaggtaattataacctaggttggTAAGTCTTGCAAGTAAGAAGGAAATGATGGCTAGGCTAATGTGTagtcttccatgtttagtcattcctAAGTCTAAGTTGTAGTCAAATTCTAGGGTGATTAAAGGCTAGTTTGGAAGCAAATCTAGGATGACTAAGGCTAGGATTTTATGcttgaaattgactagaaatgggttgtcaggtcataaataggcttaaggctaataGATAGCTGGTGcaagtgtccaaaacacaacacacactccaccctcttcctctctctctctgcttctctctctctctctctctctctctctctctctctctctctctctttgtacgcgtgtgtgtgtatatatatatatatacacacactccgGTTCTCCTCCAGGATCCAGGATAGGAGAATGGTGCGGGACTGAAATGTGAACCGTTGGATTAAAATTCAATGGCCTGGattaaaaaagtcaaaaaactctccaataattacactttttCGCCTCCCCCTCACACTTTCCCCCTTCTCATTTCATTTCACCACTTACGACAGACCAGAGAGAGAGCGAGACGACGAGAAGAGAAACGTGAAGAacgaagagagaagaagaacgaagacgAAGACGAACGAAGTCCCGCACCAACCAGCCAAGGtatctctttatctctctctctcactcaaacTCGAAAAATCTCGAACTCGAAAATTCTGGATCGGAAGAAATTTCTCagaaattaggtttttttttaggacgaacgacgaagaacgaagaggagaagaagaacgaagaagATCGACTGGAGAACGAGGTATCTCTgtcatatttttctctctcgttcaaaaaaaattaaaatctggttcagaagaaatttctcaaaaattagggtttttttttaggatgaacgacgaagaacgaagaggagaagaagaagaacgaagaagTTCGACTGGAGAACGTGATTGAACCAAataaggtatctctctctctctctcttcatcgtTTGACTGATTTGAACCCCTTTTTGTTAGGGTTTCGATTTCGATTATGGAATTGTGTTAGTAGatggtttttattttgattagttGTATATGAGAAACGAAATTTGGGGAAATTTGTAACTTACAGTTTGCTTGAATGTAATCATTTTATTGGGCAATAATTTTCTGAAATATTAGTCCCATGTTTGGGATTGAATAGGGGTAGTTGACCTTTCATATATTGCAAATGATTTATTGATACGAGTAGTATTGCGCGGTGAAAAAATGGGCTGTAATATCAActtcaaaggggaaaaaatggggTTGTCTGATGTTTCAGGTTTCTTATTGCTCTATCTCCGATCCCCACCATCTTAATTTGTAGTATCTATCAATGCCAGTGCATCAGACCACTTTCTGCTCCGCCACAGCCTTTGCCACCATTGTTGCTACTATACCACCAACCACCACTAGTGCTACCTACTTATGGCCACTTAAGTTTTTAGTTTTCCATGAGAAATTGGCCATGTACAAATGGATGTAATGACACAGaagtaaaaaatcaaaatactgcTGATggagtttttattttctgttagtTGTGCCTAATTTCCATGAGaaattagtttttattttctttggctGCTGCTTACCTTGTTGTGTGCAATATAGCAGCTGTTCTGTTGCTGTATTCTATGTTCTGTTCTGCTGCTGGATTCCCTTTCAGTGTAGTCTTTTCATTTTACCCTTTGGCTTAGATAAatgtagccacttggcttagGCTTGAATTGGCTTAGTTCAATTTTTCCATTACCGTTTTCGTTCTCACCCAAATCCTTGATCGGGATGTAAAAGGAAAGGAGACATTTAATATAAATAGCTTGTTTTTCTGAAGTATTAGTTTTTAACTGTTATCATTGGTATGCCGTTGTTCATTTTTCATTACCGTTTTTTTTGTTCGATCACTTTTGTTCTGTTATGAGAATTAGTGTAAAAGAAACCACATTCACGACGAAGATGGCAAATATGTTAGggtataattagggttttttgttCTATTACTCGATTAGGGCTTTTTGTTATGTTGTTATGCAAGTTTAGGGATGTTAatttagaaacaaaatcaaaatgtttggCCGATATTATGTTGATTTGTTGAAAAATAAGAGTTTTGATGGGCCATTTGTTTTCATAGGCTTTGGTGCCACTGTGAATGTTGCCAAAACACTAAATGTTAGCTTATAAATTTTATTGCTCATATACTAATTCGATTTGATAGTCTTTGCTATTTCCAGTTACGCATTCTTAAGAaggaacgaagaagaagaaatggaagaagaacaaattTTCAATGTCAATTCAACTCCCTtatttccaccaccaccactgcaaaggtatatttctctctctctctctctctctctctctctctctctctctcatgtagaAAAATAGGATAGTTATGATCACTATggtttatttattgttttgtcttttttggtaGGTAGAATGCAGTCTGTAGATGATATACAACTACTCTCACCGTCACCTTCTCAACCTTTTGAGGAGTTTGCTAATTCTTTTGAAGCACTCTACACTCCTGAAGTTAAAAATGAGGTGATACCGAAAATTGCACAACAATTTAAAAGCTTAGAGGATGTTTTCAAAGCTTACAACAATTATGCATTCGAAGCTGGTTTTAGTGTGTGAATCAATTCTAGCAAGATGGATAAGAATCGTGAAACCATTAGGAAAGAGTATGTTTGTTACAAAGAAGGGGAGAGTAAATGTTCTGAGGCCAGTCAACGACAACGGGGTTTAACTAGGGAGAAAtgtggtgcaaaactaacagtAGTAAAAAATCGGTCAGGTGAAGGGTTTTTTGTGACCCAATTTGTGGAGGGGCATAGCCACCCTCTTACGACGCCAAGAAAGAAGCATTTCTTGAAATCTCATCGTCGAGTGTCAGTTGCACAGAAAGCGTTAACGCAACAACTAGCAGCTGCAAATGTGTCAACCAACCAACAAATGAGTGTTTTAGAGTTGCAAGCTGGGGGTCTCGAAAATATTGGCTGTTTATGGCGagatatttataattttcaaaggGATATGAGGAAATATGTAGATGGACATGACGCCAACATTTTGAAAGAGCTTTTTGAGACTTTGagactgaaaaagaaaagaatcaaggTTTTACGTATACAATCGAGGAATATGATGAGCACAGGCTAACCCATTGTTTTTGGGCCGATGCGACCTCTATGAAGTCATATCAGTATTTCGGTGACGTGGTGGTATTCGATACTACATACAACACAAACAAATATTGCTTGATGTTTGCACCTTTATTAGGGGTTAACCACCACGGGCAGACAACGCTTTTTGGGTGTGCCTTCTTAAGTGACAAAAAAAGTGAATCTTTTGAGTGGCTTTTCAAGGAATTTTTGAAAGCAATGCCTGGACCACCAcccaaaatgatcataactgatCAAGATCCGGCAATGACAAGAGCAATTGCTTGTGCTCTTCCCAATACGTTTCATAGATATTGTATTTGGCACATTGTTAGTAAATTTTCTGAGAAAATAGGTGCATTGGCATACAAAGAACATTATGAAGAGTTCAAGAAATGTATTTGGAATTTCGAGAGCCCTGAAGAGTTTTACGCAACATGGGCATATATTGTAGGAAAATCGAACTTGTCCACCCATCAATGGTTGCAGTCCATGTACAAAATTCGTGGCAGATGGGTTCCTGCATATACGAGACACATTTTCTCTGCCCACATGACAAGTAGTCAAATGGCTGAAATTTCTCATGCATTCTTCAAGAGGTATTTGTCTGACAATAATTCAATGTATGAATTTGTGACACGATTCGAAAGGGCACTTGCACGTCTACGACATAATGAATTAGATTTGGACCACAAAGATATGAATGAGAAGCCAGTCCTGAAAACCTCATGGTcgatggaaaagaaaatgagtgaGTTATACACACTCCATTCATTTAAGAAATTTCAGGAGGAAATATTTCAGGTTGGTGCATATGTTCTTACGATACTACATGAGGATGAATGTTGCTCTGTGTGGAAGGTTCATAGGGAAGAAATGGAAGGTTTGAGAGGTCGTGAGGTGTTGGTAGACAAGTCATCGAACCGTGTGAGTTGTAGTTGTCAGATGTTTGAATTCGACGGAATTCCATGTCGACACTTGTTGGCGTACTTGTCTTTAATGCAGATTAGAGAACTCCCTAGCACATACATTTTGCAAAGGTGGACTAAAACTACAAAAGCAGGCAGAGTTTTTGATGACTTGGGTAGTCATCAAAAAGAAATATGTGGCAGTTCACTTTTGGTGAGACGACAGGGTATCTTTCAACTTGCTTATACAGTTCTTGATGACACTGTATTAGATGAAGAAGGAACTGAAATTGTGCGAGAAGCGTTGCTATCTAGTCAAAAGAAGATTGCATTCATGAGGGGTTCTCGTCAAGATGGTTCAACGAATTCTATCCAATTGCCTATTTCTCTCGGAAGCCAACATGGTTTGAAAAAACCACTGAAAGTTAGGGCAAAGGGTTGTGGTAAGCGTTTGAAAGGAGGAAAAGAGAAGGCCGTCAAGAAAAGTAGGAAATGTCATGGGTGTGGGTTATTAGGGCAGTCGcatgacaaaagaaattgtCCGAAGCTTATGAACACGTAAGTGTACTTGTCTATTTATAATTTAAACTGTACTGTATAACTCTTACTGTACTatatattatgtgtttacacgcataatatattttaattgttgtcttatttttttaggtctTCACAAGATGCTAGGTTGTATGACAATGACGACGAGGACGACTTTGCCGATGAATGTACGTGTTTGCTTAAGTGAAATACGAACTTCAAATAGATAGTGAAATAGGTAGTGAAATACGGACTTGAATGctaattttatttgtgtttcagGAACTATATGGGTTTGCGGGTATGGAGATGACATTAGCAAGGCACAGGCTACATGATAGGTGATGCATGTTAACTCTTTTTTtgaatgctaattttttttgtatgatgCATGAACTATAATCAAATccttacttctttttttgtatgaTGATCTCATTTAATAGGTCCCATCTCTGGGAATGCCCTGAAGGAGGACATTAGCATTAGATTTTACTGTCTAAAGGTGTTTTTGAGGATGTTGTCTGCTATTGAATCTGTTTTCTTGTTGCTGTTGCTGCTCTTTTACTGAAGTGGTTCTGGTTGTTTCACTCTCCATTCTGGTCTAATTTTAGAACTGTACTGTATAACTCTTACTGTAGGATCGGGTTATGGCTTAGTTTCGGAATTGTTGGGGATGTAAAATGGGGGTGGTTGGATCagattgttagggtaattcCTGATTGTATTTGTAGCTACATTACTAAACTCTCCGTCTGAAAAGTTTGTTGCAGTGCATTCAACTTTACACTTTAGATGCATATAATGCTGCAAGATAAGTGAAATGGAGGGAGGGGGACTTGTGGCAAAAATTGATCTTCCTACATTACTAAAGTTATGATGTGTTTATCAATATCAGCTTCCCAATCTAGAGCCGGGCCAATGCTTGCTCTATTTATCAGGCAGATTACGAACattaatgaaaaaataaaaaataa encodes:
- the LOC131309419 gene encoding protein FAR1-RELATED SEQUENCE 5-like; translation: MKSYQYFGDVVVFDTTYNTNKYCLMFAPLLGVNHHGQTTLFGCAFLSDKKSESFEWLFKEFLKAMPGPPPKMIITDQDPAMTRAIACALPNTFHRYCIWHIVSKFSEKIGALAYKEHYEEFKKCIWNFESPEEFYATWAYIVGKSNLSTHQWLQSMYKIRGRWVPAYTRHIFSAHMTSSQMAEISHAFFKRYLSDNNSMYEFVTRFERALARLRHNELDLDHKDMNEKPVLKTSWSMEKKMSELYTLHSFKKFQEEIFQVGAYVLTILHEDECCSVWKVHREEMEGLRGREVLVDKSSNRVSCSCQMFEFDGIPCRHLLAYLSLMQIRELPSTYILQRWTKTTKAGRVFDDLGSHQKEICGSSLLVRRQGIFQLAYTVLDDTVLDEEGTEIVREALLSSQKKIAFMRGSRQDGSTNSIQLPISLGSQHGLKKPLKVRAKGCGKRLKGGKEKAVKKSRKCHGCGLLGQSHDKRNCPKLMNTSSQDARLYDNDDEDDFADECPISGNALKEDISIRFYCLKVFLRMLSAIESVFLLLLLLFY